Proteins found in one Paraburkholderia flava genomic segment:
- a CDS encoding DNA-directed RNA polymerase subunit alpha has protein sequence MQTSLLKPKIIAVESLGESHAKVVMEPFERGYGHTLGNALRRVLLSSMVGYAPTEVTIAGVVHEYSTLDGVQEDVVNLLLNLKGVVFKLHNRDEVTVTLRKEGEGLVTAGDIELAHDCEVINPDHVIAHLSKGGKLDVQIKVEKGRGYVPGNVRRYGEESAKIIGRIVLDASFSPVRRVSYAVESARVEQRTDLDKLVMNIETNGVISPEEAIRQSARILVDQLSVFAALEGTEAAAEAPSRAPQIDPILLRPVDDLELTVRSANCLKAENIYYIGDLIQRTENELLKTPNLGRKSLNEIKEVLASRGLTLGMKLENWPPAGLDK, from the coding sequence ATGCAAACCAGTTTGTTGAAGCCCAAGATCATCGCAGTCGAATCGCTGGGCGAGAGCCACGCGAAAGTGGTCATGGAGCCGTTTGAACGCGGCTATGGCCACACCTTGGGTAACGCGCTTCGGCGCGTGCTGCTGTCGTCGATGGTTGGCTACGCGCCGACCGAAGTGACGATCGCAGGCGTCGTGCACGAATACTCGACGCTCGACGGTGTGCAAGAGGACGTAGTCAACCTGTTGTTGAACCTGAAGGGTGTCGTATTCAAGTTGCACAATCGTGACGAAGTGACCGTCACGCTGCGCAAGGAAGGCGAAGGCCTCGTGACCGCCGGCGATATCGAACTCGCGCACGATTGCGAAGTCATCAACCCGGATCACGTGATCGCGCATCTGTCGAAGGGCGGCAAGCTCGACGTGCAGATCAAGGTCGAGAAGGGTCGCGGTTATGTGCCGGGCAACGTGCGTCGCTACGGCGAAGAGTCGGCCAAGATCATCGGCCGTATCGTGCTGGACGCGTCGTTCTCGCCGGTTCGCCGTGTGAGCTATGCAGTGGAAAGCGCGCGTGTCGAACAGCGTACCGACCTCGACAAGCTCGTGATGAACATCGAAACCAACGGTGTGATTTCGCCGGAAGAAGCGATCCGTCAATCGGCGCGCATTCTGGTCGATCAGCTGTCGGTGTTCGCTGCACTGGAAGGCACCGAGGCTGCAGCCGAAGCGCCGTCGCGCGCGCCGCAGATCGATCCGATCCTGCTGCGTCCGGTGGACGATCTCGAGCTGACGGTTCGTTCGGCGAACTGCCTGAAGGCGGAGAACATCTACTACATCGGCGACCTGATCCAGCGTACGGAAAACGAGCTGCTGAAGACGCCGAACCTGGGCCGCAAGTCGCTGAACGAGATCAAGGAAGTACTCGCTTCGCGTGGCCTGACGCTCGGCATGAAGCTCGAAAACTGGCCGCCGGCTGGTCTCGACAAGTAA
- the hemB gene encoding porphobilinogen synthase, with amino-acid sequence MSFYPHHRPRRMRRDDFSRRLMRETILTTNDLIYPVFVVEGNNERQAVPSMPGVERVSVDLLMGVAEQCVSLGVPVLSLFPAIEPALKTPDGREAANEAGLIPRAVRELKKRFPELGVLTDVALDPYTSHGQDGVLDENGYVINDETVEILVDQARTQAEAGVDIVAPSDMMDGRIGAIREMLESDGHIHTRIMAYSAKYASAFYGPFRDAVGSAANLGKSNKMTYQMDPANSDEALREVQADIDEGADMVMVKPGMPYLDIVRRVKDEFGFPTYVYQVSGEYAMIKAAVQNGWLDHDKAMMEALLAFKRAGADGVLTYFALDAARLLKAQR; translated from the coding sequence ATGAGCTTCTATCCGCATCACCGTCCGCGCCGCATGCGCCGCGACGACTTCTCGCGCCGCCTGATGCGCGAGACGATTCTCACGACCAACGATCTGATCTATCCGGTATTCGTCGTCGAAGGCAATAACGAGCGGCAAGCCGTGCCGTCGATGCCGGGTGTCGAACGCGTGTCGGTGGATCTGCTGATGGGGGTCGCCGAGCAGTGCGTGTCGCTGGGTGTACCTGTGCTGTCGCTGTTCCCGGCCATCGAGCCCGCGCTTAAAACGCCGGACGGCCGCGAAGCGGCTAACGAAGCGGGCCTGATTCCGCGCGCGGTCCGTGAGCTGAAAAAGCGCTTTCCTGAACTGGGCGTGCTGACCGACGTCGCACTCGATCCGTACACGAGCCACGGCCAGGACGGTGTCCTCGACGAAAACGGCTACGTGATCAACGACGAGACCGTCGAGATTCTCGTCGATCAGGCGCGTACGCAGGCCGAGGCCGGCGTCGATATCGTCGCGCCATCGGACATGATGGACGGACGCATCGGCGCAATCCGCGAAATGCTGGAGAGCGACGGCCACATCCATACGCGGATCATGGCGTATTCGGCCAAATACGCGTCAGCGTTCTACGGTCCGTTCCGAGATGCAGTCGGCTCGGCGGCGAATCTGGGCAAGAGCAACAAGATGACTTACCAGATGGACCCGGCCAATTCCGACGAAGCGCTGCGCGAAGTGCAGGCCGATATCGACGAAGGCGCCGACATGGTGATGGTCAAGCCCGGCATGCCGTACCTCGATATCGTGCGGCGCGTGAAGGACGAGTTCGGTTTTCCGACCTACGTTTATCAGGTGAGCGGCGAGTATGCGATGATCAAGGCCGCTGTGCAGAACGGCTGGCTGGATCACGACAAGGCGATGATGGAAGCGCTACTCGCGTTCAAGCGGGCCGGTGCGGATGGCGTACTGACTTACTTTGCGCTGGATGCTGCGCGTCTGCTGAAGGCGCAACGCTGA
- the rpsK gene encoding 30S ribosomal protein S11 yields the protein MAKASNNSAAQRVRKKVKKNVAEGVVHVHASFNNTIITITDRQGNALAWATSGGQGFKGSRKSTPFAAQVAAESAGRVAMEYGVKNLEVRIKGPGPGRESAVRALHGLGIKITTISDVTPVPHNGCRPPKRRRI from the coding sequence ATGGCTAAGGCTTCGAACAACTCCGCGGCGCAACGCGTTCGCAAGAAGGTCAAGAAGAACGTCGCCGAGGGCGTGGTTCACGTCCACGCGTCGTTCAACAACACCATCATCACGATCACCGATCGTCAGGGCAATGCTCTTGCCTGGGCGACATCGGGTGGCCAGGGCTTCAAGGGTTCGCGTAAGTCGACCCCGTTTGCAGCCCAGGTGGCAGCTGAATCGGCTGGCCGCGTGGCGATGGAATACGGCGTCAAGAATCTGGAAGTGCGGATCAAGGGTCCCGGCCCTGGCCGTGAGTCCGCGGTGCGCGCGTTGCATGGTCTTGGCATCAAGATCACCACGATCTCCGATGTGACGCCGGTTCCGCACAACGGCTGCCGTCCGCCGAAGCGTCGTCGTATCTAA
- the rplQ gene encoding 50S ribosomal protein L17 has translation MRHRHGLRKLNRTSSHRLAMLRNMSNSLIEHEVIKTTLPKAKELRKVVEPLITLGKKPSLANRRLAFNRLRDRDSVTKLFDVLGPRFENRPGGYLRILKFGFRVGDNAPMALVELLDRPEPVEAENIAEAE, from the coding sequence ATGCGTCACCGTCATGGTTTGCGGAAACTGAACCGCACGAGCAGCCACCGTCTGGCAATGCTCCGTAACATGTCCAATTCGCTGATCGAGCACGAAGTCATCAAGACGACGCTGCCGAAGGCGAAGGAACTCCGTAAAGTCGTCGAGCCGCTGATCACGCTCGGCAAGAAGCCGTCGCTGGCCAACCGTCGTCTGGCGTTCAACCGCCTGCGCGATCGTGACTCGGTCACCAAGCTGTTCGACGTGCTCGGCCCGCGTTTCGAGAACCGCCCGGGTGGCTACCTCCGCATCCTGAAGTTCGGTTTCCGCGTCGGCGATAACGCACCGATGGCGCTGGTCGAACTGCTCGATCGTCCGGAACCGGTCGAAGCCGAGAACATCGCCGAAGCTGAATAA
- a CDS encoding c-type cytochrome has protein sequence MNRLGKFLVVLHTAAGLSVLAVQARAADPAKPDVNRGQAIAAQVCASCHGADGNSAGGAYPKLAGQHPEYLVKQLKDFKTQPGAKQAARNNAIMAGMAAALSDQDMVNVATYFSEQTPKLGYAHNKDTVALGQKIYRGGIAEKGVPACASCHGPTGQGIPSQYPRLSGQWADYTVAQLTAFQQGPGARNNNEAMHTVASRLSDSEIKAVADYIAGLH, from the coding sequence ATGAATCGACTGGGCAAGTTTCTGGTGGTGCTTCACACAGCAGCGGGTCTTTCAGTTTTAGCGGTACAGGCAAGAGCAGCAGATCCGGCCAAGCCGGACGTCAACAGGGGACAGGCAATCGCAGCGCAGGTTTGCGCTTCGTGCCACGGAGCGGATGGGAACAGCGCCGGTGGCGCGTATCCGAAGCTCGCGGGCCAACATCCCGAGTACCTCGTCAAGCAGCTCAAGGATTTCAAGACGCAGCCGGGCGCGAAGCAGGCCGCGCGCAACAATGCGATCATGGCGGGCATGGCGGCTGCGTTGTCGGACCAGGACATGGTCAACGTCGCGACGTATTTCTCCGAGCAGACACCGAAGCTTGGTTATGCGCACAACAAGGACACGGTTGCGCTCGGACAGAAGATTTATCGAGGCGGGATCGCCGAGAAGGGCGTGCCGGCATGCGCGAGCTGCCATGGCCCGACCGGTCAGGGGATTCCGTCGCAGTATCCGCGGTTGTCGGGTCAGTGGGCTGATTACACGGTTGCGCAGTTGACCGCGTTCCAGCAAGGCCCGGGAGCGCGCAACAACAACGAGGCGATGCATACGGTCGCGTCGCGTCTGTCGGATAGCGAGATCAAGGCAGTCGCCGATTACATCGCGGGCTTGCACTAA
- a CDS encoding cytochrome c biogenesis protein ResB, whose protein sequence is MSVTTSGLQLKSGQRAVRSAVELLSSMRFAIALLVILAIASIIGTVLTQDDPYPNYVNQFGPFWADIFRSLSLYTVYSAWWFMLILCFLVTSVSLCVIRNAPKMIADMKSWKDKVREGSLRAFHHKGEFAVEGTRAESVALLSRLVGKLGYRFVTRESEGATLIAAKCGALAKIGYIFAHVAFVVICIGGLLDSNLPIKLQMWMFDKTPIRGNTVINEIPPEHRLSQSNLTFRGYAWVPEGQYVSTAILNQPDGSLIQDLPFSIELKKFIVDYYSTGMPKLFASDIVVIDHKTGAKVPARIEVNKPFTYDGVSIYQSSFQDGGSQMQMTAYPMVGGTVKTMPFTGTIGNSAPLSASMPGANGQTVEFADFRAINVENISNGSGQNDVRGVTAHRTLQEAFDERLGSGAKTSKPLDLHNVGPSVQYKVRDKDGQAREYNNYMLPVDVGGERMFLAGMRSNPDDPFRYLRIPADTGGTVKEWMNLRAAFQQPELRVEAARRFAARSVPDANPDLQRHLQDSAERVLTLFAGADANMTAAAGGQPVGGFGAVAAFIDHSVPKAEQEKAAGLLLRMLEGATWDLWQLDRAQIGEAPAAVNADTNRFLQSSINAISDSFLYGSPVYLQLDSFKQVQASVFQLTRAPGKKVVYLGSLLLVLGIFSMFYVRERRLWFWLKDSERGVDIVMAMSSARKTLDFEKEFARTRDAVGAALGVKPTDASGTAGASSAPPSASSPDSTR, encoded by the coding sequence ATGAGCGTCACCACGTCGGGTTTGCAGTTGAAGTCGGGCCAGCGGGCCGTGCGCAGTGCAGTCGAACTGCTGAGTTCGATGCGCTTCGCGATCGCGCTGCTCGTGATCCTGGCGATCGCGAGCATCATCGGTACCGTGCTGACTCAGGACGATCCGTATCCCAACTACGTCAATCAGTTCGGCCCGTTCTGGGCGGACATCTTCCGCTCGCTGTCGCTGTACACCGTGTACAGCGCGTGGTGGTTCATGCTGATCCTCTGCTTTCTGGTCACGTCGGTGTCGCTGTGCGTGATCCGCAATGCGCCGAAGATGATCGCCGACATGAAGAGCTGGAAGGACAAGGTGCGCGAGGGCAGTCTGCGCGCGTTCCATCACAAGGGCGAATTCGCGGTCGAGGGCACGCGTGCCGAATCGGTGGCGCTGCTCTCGCGGCTCGTCGGCAAGCTCGGCTACCGGTTCGTGACGCGCGAGAGCGAAGGTGCGACGCTGATCGCCGCGAAGTGCGGCGCGCTGGCGAAGATCGGCTACATCTTCGCGCACGTCGCGTTTGTCGTGATCTGCATCGGCGGTCTGCTCGACAGTAACCTGCCGATCAAGCTGCAGATGTGGATGTTCGACAAGACGCCGATCCGCGGCAACACGGTGATCAACGAGATTCCGCCCGAGCATCGTCTGTCGCAGTCGAACCTCACGTTCCGCGGTTACGCGTGGGTGCCGGAAGGCCAGTACGTGTCGACGGCGATCCTGAACCAGCCGGACGGTTCGCTGATCCAGGACCTGCCGTTCTCGATCGAGCTGAAGAAGTTCATCGTCGACTACTACTCGACCGGCATGCCGAAGCTCTTCGCAAGCGACATCGTCGTGATCGATCACAAGACCGGTGCGAAGGTCCCCGCGCGCATCGAGGTGAACAAGCCGTTCACGTACGACGGCGTGTCGATCTATCAGTCGAGCTTCCAGGACGGCGGCTCGCAGATGCAGATGACCGCGTACCCGATGGTCGGCGGCACCGTGAAGACAATGCCCTTCACCGGCACGATCGGCAACTCGGCGCCGCTGTCGGCGAGCATGCCGGGCGCGAACGGCCAGACTGTAGAGTTCGCCGATTTCCGCGCGATCAACGTCGAGAACATTTCGAACGGCAGCGGCCAGAACGACGTGCGCGGCGTGACCGCGCATCGCACGCTGCAGGAAGCGTTCGACGAACGCCTCGGCTCCGGCGCGAAGACCTCGAAGCCGCTCGATCTCCACAACGTCGGACCGTCGGTGCAGTACAAGGTGCGCGACAAGGATGGCCAGGCGCGCGAGTACAACAACTACATGCTGCCCGTCGATGTCGGCGGCGAACGGATGTTCCTCGCCGGCATGCGGAGCAATCCGGACGACCCGTTCCGCTATCTGCGGATTCCGGCGGACACTGGCGGCACGGTGAAGGAGTGGATGAATCTGCGCGCCGCGTTCCAGCAGCCGGAATTGCGCGTCGAGGCGGCGCGACGTTTTGCCGCACGCTCGGTCCCCGACGCGAATCCCGATCTGCAGCGACATCTGCAGGACAGCGCCGAACGGGTCTTGACCCTCTTTGCCGGCGCCGATGCAAACATGACTGCGGCAGCAGGCGGTCAACCGGTCGGCGGCTTCGGCGCGGTGGCGGCCTTCATCGACCATTCGGTGCCGAAGGCAGAACAGGAAAAGGCCGCCGGGCTGTTGCTGCGCATGCTGGAAGGCGCGACGTGGGATCTGTGGCAGCTCGACCGCGCGCAGATCGGCGAGGCTCCCGCGGCGGTCAACGCGGACACGAACCGCTTCCTGCAAAGCTCGATCAACGCGATTTCCGACAGCTTCCTGTATGGATCGCCGGTCTATCTGCAGCTGGATTCATTCAAGCAGGTGCAAGCTTCGGTATTTCAGCTCACGCGCGCACCCGGCAAAAAAGTCGTGTATCTTGGCAGCCTGCTCCTCGTGCTGGGCATCTTCTCGATGTTCTACGTCCGCGAACGGCGCCTGTGGTTCTGGCTCAAAGATAGTGAGCGCGGCGTCGACATCGTGATGGCGATGTCCAGTGCACGCAAGACGCTCGATTTCGAAAAAGAGTTTGCCCGGACGCGCGACGCTGTCGGTGCGGCGTTGGGCGTCAAACCGACCGACGCATCCGGTACAGCCGGCGCCTCCAGCGCCCCGCCGTCCGCAAGCTCACCCGATTCGACCCGGTAA
- the rpsD gene encoding 30S ribosomal protein S4, whose product MARYIGPKAKLSRREGTDLFLKSARRSLADKCKLDSKPGQHGRTSGARTSDYGTQLREKQKVKRIYGVLERQFRRYFAEADRRKGNTGENLLQLLESRLDNVVYRMGFGSTRAEARQLVGHKAITVNGQVSNIPSLQVKAGDIVAVREQAKKQARILEALSLAEQGGLPSWVAVDSKKFEGTFKQMPERSDIAGDINESLIVELYSR is encoded by the coding sequence GTGGCACGTTATATCGGCCCTAAGGCCAAGCTGTCCCGCCGTGAAGGCACTGACCTCTTCCTGAAGAGCGCCCGTCGTTCGCTCGCTGACAAGTGCAAGCTCGACAGCAAGCCTGGCCAGCATGGCCGCACGTCGGGTGCACGTACGTCCGATTACGGTACGCAGCTGCGCGAAAAGCAGAAAGTGAAGCGCATCTACGGTGTCCTCGAGCGCCAGTTCCGCCGCTACTTCGCGGAAGCGGACCGCCGCAAGGGCAACACCGGTGAAAACCTTCTGCAACTGCTCGAATCGCGTCTCGACAACGTCGTCTACCGGATGGGTTTCGGTTCGACGCGCGCTGAAGCGCGCCAGCTCGTGGGCCACAAGGCGATCACGGTGAACGGTCAGGTTTCGAACATTCCGTCGCTGCAAGTCAAGGCTGGCGACATCGTCGCTGTCCGCGAACAAGCCAAGAAGCAAGCGCGTATTCTCGAAGCGCTTTCGCTGGCCGAGCAAGGCGGCCTGCCGAGCTGGGTCGCTGTCGATTCGAAGAAATTCGAAGGCACGTTCAAGCAAATGCCAGAACGTAGCGACATCGCTGGCGATATCAACGAAAGCCTGATCGTCGAATTGTATTCGCGGTAA
- the rpsM gene encoding 30S ribosomal protein S13 produces the protein MARIAGVNIPNHQHTEIGLTAIYGVGRTRSRDICVASGVAFSKKVKDLTDADLEKLREEVGKFIVEGDLRRETTMNIKRLMDLGCYRGVRHRKGLPLRGQRTRTNARTRKGPRRAAQSLKK, from the coding sequence ATGGCTCGTATCGCAGGGGTTAACATCCCGAACCACCAGCACACCGAAATCGGCCTGACGGCGATCTATGGTGTTGGCCGCACGCGTTCGCGCGACATTTGCGTCGCATCTGGTGTGGCATTTTCGAAGAAGGTTAAGGACCTGACCGACGCAGACCTCGAAAAGCTGCGTGAAGAAGTCGGTAAGTTCATTGTCGAAGGCGATCTGCGCCGTGAAACGACGATGAATATCAAGCGCCTGATGGATCTGGGCTGCTACCGTGGCGTACGCCATCGCAAGGGCCTGCCCCTGCGTGGGCAACGCACGCGTACGAATGCCCGTACGCGCAAGGGTCCGCGTCGTGCAGCGCAATCGCTGAAGAAGTAA
- the yihA gene encoding ribosome biogenesis GTP-binding protein YihA/YsxC, whose translation MAFLLHQARFLTTVNHLRDLPPTPQPEVAFAGRSNAGKSTAINILCNQKQLAFASKTPGRTQHINYFSVGPADEPAGHLVDLPGYGYAEVPGAAKAHWEALLSSYLQSRAQLRGMILMMDSRRPLTELDRRMIEWFAPTGKPIHALLTKCDKLTRQESVNALRTAQKGFAEYKNAGFEGELSAQLFSSLKRVGLDEAHALLESWIIPGETGEPAAGADS comes from the coding sequence ATGGCCTTCCTGCTCCACCAAGCCCGCTTTTTAACCACGGTGAATCACCTGCGCGACCTGCCGCCCACGCCGCAGCCTGAAGTGGCATTCGCGGGGCGATCGAATGCGGGCAAGTCGACGGCAATCAACATACTGTGCAATCAGAAGCAGCTTGCCTTCGCCAGTAAAACGCCCGGCCGCACGCAGCATATCAACTACTTCTCGGTCGGCCCCGCGGACGAGCCAGCGGGCCATCTCGTCGATCTGCCGGGCTACGGCTACGCCGAAGTGCCGGGTGCGGCGAAGGCTCACTGGGAAGCGCTGCTGTCCAGCTATCTGCAGTCGCGTGCCCAACTGCGCGGCATGATCCTGATGATGGATTCGCGCCGTCCGCTCACTGAGCTCGACCGGCGCATGATCGAGTGGTTTGCACCCACCGGCAAACCGATCCACGCGCTGCTGACCAAATGCGACAAATTGACGCGGCAGGAAAGCGTCAATGCGCTGCGGACCGCGCAAAAAGGTTTTGCCGAGTACAAGAATGCGGGCTTCGAAGGCGAACTCAGCGCGCAGCTCTTTTCGTCGTTGAAGCGGGTCGGACTCGACGAAGCGCACGCGCTGCTCGAAAGCTGGATCATCCCGGGCGAGACAGGCGAACCGGCCGCCGGGGCAGACTCGTAA
- the dsbD gene encoding protein-disulfide reductase DsbD: MFNRIDWRSRSTAPIVALLLALLALVLLSTNLARAADDFLDPSDAFRFSASETPGVVDVHYKIADGYYMYRERFAFAVKSGTATLGDPQLPAGHVKFDQTFGKNVETYRGELTIHVPVKQAAAGFDLAVTSQGCADAGICYPPMERVYHVNGAALQPVSAGASAQPTTQATGAHDGASWFERATSADYAQSLLEGGGFFTIVGLYFVAGIVLSLLPCSYPMIPILSAIIVGEGARVTRARGFSLSLAYVIGMALVYTALGIAAALVGQSLGAWLQNPWVLGTFAVLLMAFALTLIAGFDIALPQRWQDGVSQASQKRQGGRYVAVALMGALSALVVGACMTAPLFAVLAFIAHTGNAVLGGAALFSMGIGLGVPLLIIGLGAGTLLPRAGAWMDGVKVFFGVVLLAAALWIVWPVLGAVAQMLLSAVWLLVAAAALGLFAAPAAGVSLGRRFARGIGAAFAVWAVVLLVGLAAGSTDPLRPLAVLAARGPATGAGAAAQPELMFAPVRSSQQLDQAVASGAQPAMLDFYADWCVSCKEMEKFTFSDPRVQARLKQMNLLRADVTANNTDDQALLKRFKLFGPPGIIFFDRSGKEVLRVVGYQPADQFLRSLDRAMPPSPQT; encoded by the coding sequence ATGTTTAACCGTATCGACTGGCGATCGCGCAGCACCGCGCCCATCGTCGCCCTGCTTCTTGCGCTGCTCGCACTCGTCCTGCTGTCGACGAACCTCGCCCGTGCGGCGGACGATTTCCTCGATCCCTCGGACGCATTCCGTTTCAGCGCGAGCGAGACGCCCGGCGTCGTCGACGTTCACTACAAGATCGCCGACGGCTACTACATGTATCGCGAGCGCTTTGCGTTCGCCGTGAAGAGCGGCACGGCGACACTCGGCGATCCGCAACTGCCGGCCGGTCACGTGAAATTCGACCAGACGTTCGGGAAGAACGTCGAGACCTATCGTGGCGAGCTAACTATCCACGTTCCGGTCAAGCAGGCCGCAGCCGGTTTCGACCTCGCGGTGACGTCGCAGGGATGCGCCGATGCGGGCATCTGCTATCCACCGATGGAGCGCGTGTACCACGTCAACGGTGCCGCGCTGCAGCCGGTAAGCGCCGGCGCATCCGCGCAGCCGACCACACAGGCCACCGGTGCGCACGACGGCGCTTCCTGGTTCGAACGCGCCACCAGCGCCGACTACGCGCAATCGCTGCTCGAGGGCGGCGGCTTCTTCACCATCGTCGGCCTGTATTTCGTCGCGGGTATCGTCCTGAGCTTGCTGCCTTGTTCGTATCCGATGATTCCGATCCTGTCGGCGATCATCGTCGGCGAGGGCGCGCGGGTAACGCGTGCGCGCGGATTCTCGCTGTCGCTCGCGTACGTGATCGGGATGGCGCTCGTTTATACGGCGCTCGGTATCGCGGCCGCGCTGGTCGGCCAGAGTCTCGGGGCATGGTTGCAGAACCCGTGGGTGCTCGGCACGTTTGCGGTGCTGCTGATGGCCTTCGCGTTGACGCTGATCGCCGGCTTCGACATCGCGTTGCCGCAGCGCTGGCAGGACGGCGTATCGCAGGCATCGCAGAAGCGCCAGGGCGGCCGGTACGTCGCGGTCGCGCTGATGGGCGCGCTGTCCGCGCTCGTCGTCGGCGCATGTATGACGGCGCCGCTGTTCGCGGTGCTCGCCTTCATCGCGCACACGGGCAATGCAGTACTCGGCGGCGCGGCGCTGTTCTCGATGGGCATCGGGCTCGGTGTGCCGCTGCTCATCATTGGTCTCGGAGCCGGCACGTTGCTGCCGCGCGCGGGCGCATGGATGGACGGTGTGAAGGTCTTCTTCGGTGTCGTGCTGCTCGCGGCCGCGTTGTGGATCGTCTGGCCGGTGCTTGGAGCCGTCGCGCAGATGTTGTTGAGCGCTGTGTGGCTGCTCGTTGCTGCAGCGGCGCTCGGGCTGTTTGCGGCGCCGGCAGCAGGCGTTTCGCTGGGACGCAGATTCGCGCGCGGCATCGGCGCGGCATTTGCGGTCTGGGCGGTGGTGTTGCTCGTCGGTCTTGCTGCGGGATCGACAGATCCTTTGCGGCCGCTCGCGGTGCTGGCTGCTCGCGGTCCGGCTACGGGCGCCGGTGCGGCAGCCCAGCCTGAGCTGATGTTTGCGCCAGTCCGTTCGTCGCAGCAGCTCGATCAGGCAGTTGCGTCAGGCGCACAACCGGCGATGCTCGACTTCTACGCCGACTGGTGCGTGAGCTGCAAGGAGATGGAGAAATTCACGTTCAGCGACCCGCGCGTGCAGGCACGACTTAAACAGATGAATCTGCTGCGTGCAGATGTGACCGCGAACAATACCGACGACCAGGCACTGCTGAAACGCTTCAAGCTCTTCGGACCGCCGGGCATCATCTTCTTCGATCGCAGCGGGAAGGAAGTGCTGCGCGTCGTCGGGTATCAACCGGCAGATCAGTTTCTACGCAGCCTCGATCGCGCGATGCCGCCGTCACCGCAGACCTGA
- the cutA gene encoding divalent-cation tolerance protein CutA, with product MNVTLILTTVPDAETARKLASDVLAARLAACVTQLGHVQSVYHWQGKIESADEIQVLFKMSVARATELEQFIQSHHPYDTPEILSWQATASVAYGQWVNAETQRTIHV from the coding sequence CTGAACGTGACCTTGATTCTGACGACGGTGCCCGATGCGGAGACCGCCCGGAAGCTCGCGTCCGACGTTCTCGCCGCACGTCTCGCTGCGTGCGTGACGCAGTTGGGTCACGTGCAGTCCGTTTATCACTGGCAAGGCAAGATCGAATCTGCCGACGAGATCCAGGTGCTGTTCAAAATGAGCGTCGCCCGTGCGACGGAACTCGAGCAGTTCATCCAGTCACATCACCCGTACGACACTCCCGAAATCCTGTCGTGGCAGGCCACTGCATCGGTCGCGTACGGACAGTGGGTCAACGCCGAAACACAACGCACTATTCATGTTTAA